The sequence cacacacacacacacacacacacacacacacacacacacacacacacacacacacacacacacacacacacacaaatagaaacaTCATCTTCAGCAATATCAGACGTATAactatgtatgcgtgtgcgtgtgtgtgtgtgtgcaggacttGTACATGTGTGCGGTCCAGGAGCTGGGTCGCTAtccggagctggtggaggacgtCCTCAAACTGCAGAGGTGGACTGAGATTCTCCACTCTCCGTAAGCACTGTCCTGCTGGTACCTCTGGGGTTACATTCACCTTGTCTCACCATCTCACCACCCAGTCACTTCTATGgtataacactgtgtgtgtattactgtggatgtgtgtgtgtgtgtgtgtgtgtgtgtgtgtgtgtggtggggggggggttatgcgtgtgtatgtaggtcagatgaggagaaggagagcaggaagaagcaggtcCGTCCTCTCTTCAGACACTTCAGACGGATTGATGCCTGCCTGCAGCCCAGAGAGGCCTTCAGAGGCTCTGACGAGAGTGAGACACCCACGCACatccacgcacatgcacgcacgcacacacacacacacacacacacacacacacacacacacacacacacacacacacacacacacacacacacacacacacacacacacacacacacacacacacacactcaccgacatagacactctcactcactcactcactcactcactcactcattcactctcaaTCACATAGGAGCTCACAccaatctgtctctctgttatgcacacagacacacactcacacagacacgcacacagacacacacgcacacacacacagacaacaaacacatgcagcgCACCTGTCCATTCTTTCCTTGATAGATGATAGATAAACACTCATGTCGTTTATTGGTAGATTTCCTGAATCAGGGAAAACACCTGCTCTTTGATCTCATGGACCTTTTACATCACAGaagaacagaacacacacacacgggcggctgcacacccacacaaaaacacacatacatacacaataacacaaatgcactcgcacacacacatatgcacacttaAACCACAATATTTAAAATTGTGGGTTCATGGAAATTGTTGTTCCATGTAATATATTTACATGAAATGATAAAGTATATATGTCCAACGCAACATAATTCCTTTtcttatatctgtgtgtgttcatgtgttttcttgtgttcatgtgtgtgtgtggtgtgtgtctttatgtgtgtgtgtttgtttgtgtgcttgtgatcatgtatgtgtgtgtgtgtgtgtgtgtttgtgtgtgtttttcatgtgtgtttgtttgtttttcatgtgtgtgtgtgtgtgtgcagtcttcTGCAGGGTGTACACGCCGGACCACTCGTACGTGACCATCCGTAGCCGTCTGTCCTGCCGGGTCGGGGAGATCCTGGCGCTGGTCCGGGAAAAGCTGCAGTACAGCGAGGACCAGCCGGCGTTGCCTGGCAACCTGGTCCTGGTGGCTGTCACATCCGCCGGAGGTGGGCGGGCCGGACatgccactcacacacacaagcacgcatgcaccacacacacacagacataaactaacgcgcacgcacactggtgaacacatacacacacacacacacacacaaacacacacacacacacacacacacacacacacacacacacacacacacacacacacacacacacacacacacacacacacacacacacacacatccatgtcaGGGAAAGTTTGGTTGAAACGTGGGTGGGAGTGATACGGAGTGTTACATCTCTATACACCAACGGAGGTCCTCATAAAGAAGAGGCCGGAAATAGAAGGAGAGGCGGAGGACATTTTTAAATGCCAACAAGGCCCCACAATGAGTGACAGTATCTGGAATTAGAATAGTGTAGAACAAAACAGAAGTGTTGGATTTTGTTGTTAAATGTCTTTGGCGTTGTTGTGTTCTGACTTaactgtgtttgttgtgtgtgtgtgtgtgtgtgtgtgtgtgtgtgtgtgtgtgtgtgtgtgtgtgtgtgtgtgtgtgtgtgtgtgtgtgtgtgtgtgtgtgtgtgtgtgtgtgtgtgtgtgtgtgtgtgtgtgtgtgtgtgtgtgtgtgtgtgtgtgtgtgtgtgtgtgtgcgtgtgtgtgtgtgtgtgtgtgtttgtttctttgtgtgtgcgttcagaAAAGGCAGTGTTTCGGCCAAGTGATGAGGCAGTCTTCACGACGCTGGGTGTGAACACACATCTGTTTGCGTGTGAACCCCCTGAACTGGAGACACTGGTGAGAGATTCATTTCTTGTTTTCTCCATTATGAGCTGTCTGTAAATCCAGTCACTTTTGATAAAAGTGGAGGATTGGTAGTGGAAGATAtacatttattaatattaattgtatatatattttaatttatttagcgTATTTCTCGAATCCAATGCGCTGAACCACAAGTggttaataacaacaataatagatTCAAAGATCAAGGCCAATGTCTTTTCTTTGACGGGCTCCCAccatcttccctctctccttctccacccacCCCTTCCTTACCCGTACCTCACCACCTTCAGCTTCCTCTTCCTGAAGAGATCCACTGGTCGCCAGGCGACAGCAAACTACATGACATGTCAGCGGAGGAGGTGGCCAATCAGCTCGTTGTGTTCGACTGGGAGCTCTTCAGCTGCGTGCACGAGGTCAGACCCTTCCCCTCGTTTACTTAATGCACATCACCTGGTGGCAATGCTGAAAGGACAAACGTTAGACAAGGGATGCTGTTGAATAATCTTCCTTGCTCAGGAAGCTGAAATGACCCGGAAGTATCTAAGTGGCAGCAATGATAATTGCTCTACAAATTCTCTAAATGCTAACGAAAGGTGCTTCAAAGCTTCCTTGTCATCTTCTTTAGCATAGGGTACACTGGAACATCCTTTAAGctaaataaaatagataatgCCATCCCACAATTCCTAGCGGCACGAACATTTAAAGcgaaaaaacaaacactgaacATGATTTTATTCATACTATCATACTAATTTGGATTCATGTCGATGAATATGAGTTGACAGTAGGATGAGCTTGAGCAAACCATTCTCAATGGGACATGCATTTGGTTTCACCTATTTACTGGGAgcctaaatatttttttcattgaaattcCATCCGTGTAAATGAAGTACCAGTTTTAACTGTTTGTTGTCACGTATAAAAACTTGCATACAACTACAAGGTAATAAGTATCCTTAGATGCGCTTTCAGTAGTCCATCTTCGGAACATAGTAGATGGTAGTTTCACTACCGGTCCGGTCGTATAAGTGAAACTAGCTGTGGTATAGTTATATGTAATCACCTTCACAATTTGGTTCATATTTCGAAAATTGTACATCAACTGTTGGGATATTTTGTAAACATTCTTGTTTCCCCTCGCAGGTGGAGTTTGTCTGCTACGTCTTTCATGGGGAGCAAGCTCGCTGGCGCCCCCTGAACCTGGAGCTGGTACTGCAGCGATGCAGCGAGGTGCAGCACTGGGTGGCCACGGAGATCCTGCAGTGCCAGTCACTGCCCAAGAGAGTACAGCTACTGCGCAAGTTCATCAAGATCGCATCGCTGTAGGTCCTGGCTCCAGTGGCTTGTTGAACCAATGCCGTCGCTATTGTTATTGAGAAGCAAATCTCAGCCAACTCATTGGCAAATCATAACATGTGATCTTCTGGAACATTTTCTTGGCTATCCTCAGATATTCATGTTCAAGTTATTTTTCTTAAATGTAAAGGGATTTTCTGTTATTGTTGTAATCTTCTCAGCTTGACTTGACTACAGATGAtattaatatcattaatataatcatataataatatttatattaagtacatttatcccgttttttttacattttgataATTGTTGCCTAGTTATGTTCGTTAAGTTATGTAATTTATGTCTGGTTGTTAGGGGTTGTGTCGTAATAACAACACTGATATAATTGTGTTGTAGGTGTAAGCAACAGCAGGACCTGCTGTCGTTCCTGGCAGTAGTTCTGGGGCTGGACAACCCAGCAGTCAGCCGGCTACGACTCACCTGGGAGGTAAAcaggcgcagacacacacacacacacacacacacacacacacacacacacacacacacacacacacacacacacacacacacacacacacacacacacacacacacacacactaaccccctcacccacacacacacacacacacacatacgcatgcatgcacccgaacacccccttacacacacacctctacacacaacctctatcacacacaaaaacacgggCATGGGCGCACAAGCCCACGCTTCCAAGCTTCAATGTATAATCACACATATCAATACAATTTACGAACACATCTGATACAAGCATATTACAATAgggattcatttatttattatatgtaTAGAGTTATTGGAAAGACTATCAGAGCTGGAAAGACTATCAGAGCTGTTGAGAACAGCACTTGTCCCTTAGGGCAACAGTCAACTTAGATCAATTTAATGTGTCTGGATGTTTTTTTCAATCCTGGGCTGCGTGCTAatgatgtgtttgtgcgtgtatccgTCATCAGGGACTCCCAGGGAAATTCCGGAAGCAGTTTCAGCAGTTTGAGGGCACTGCGGTAAGGGGGCGGACACCTGTCTATGTTAGTGTTCTTTGGGATTAACTGGGGAATTTACATTCTTAATCAGTAATCCTATTTCGTTGCAATTGTGTTACTGTGTTATTCTATACTGTTTTCCCATGTGACAACAAGAAGCAATTTGTGTTATAATTCCATGTTATTTAAACATGATAGCATTGTGTATGTCAGTTTATGTGTGTTCAATGGGATGGACTTAAATTGGGAGTGAAAGTACATTGTTCTTCAAAACAAATCGGCCGTTTgctggacagacacagagaaaaacATAATCACGTTCTATCATACCATTGTGAAAGTCTGTCAATACACAATAAACAGTTAAAGGAAATAGATAAGCTAAAGGATAAAACAGGTACGCTTGTATGAGAAGTGTTGAGTATTTGAAATAGTGTTGTGTTTTCTTCAACCAGGACCCCTCCAGGAACCACAAGTCCTACAGAGACCTGATGGCTGGCCTTCGACCTCCACTTATCCCCTTCACACCACTGCTCCTGAaaggtacacacatgcacaaacagacacaaactaacatgcatgcacacatgcatgcacttgTATGTACATtccccgaaacacacacacacccacgcacacacccacgcacatgtTTGTACAAGCCCCgacatacatccacacacacacacacacgccccgacatacatccacacacacacacacacacacacacacacacacacacacacacacacacacacacacacacacacacacacacacacacacacacacacacacactaataacaCTATGCTCTGGACATGACCTCACTTTGATT comes from Gadus macrocephalus chromosome 2, ASM3116895v1 and encodes:
- the rapgefl1 gene encoding rap guanine nucleotide exchange factor-like 1 produces the protein MPAGMKPLEKFLKKQTTALTRAGGFGGADKASGTGGSRRRASLSRVVPFFRETSPESGQAREVFSPDTEEPPCWPLATGATLAMAPGSGGPGFGGSSAGGCGGGGGDVRSPSLSSDEQSSEASLVTDASSGGGGSGGGGGSGSPLSAETPDNLTLTLLDSVAGKRYGHCTETLLDDFMLTHPIFLTADRLQQVLLQQFSLETEGRMGEGEGWPGGLDGGERKRAVLSVAFRYLDTYRELLQEEGERSNSFPKDLYMCAVQELGRYPELVEDVLKLQRWTEILHSPSDEEKESRKKQVRPLFRHFRRIDACLQPREAFRGSDEIFCRVYTPDHSYVTIRSRLSCRVGEILALVREKLQYSEDQPALPGNLVLVAVTSAGEKAVFRPSDEAVFTTLGVNTHLFACEPPELETLLPLPEEIHWSPGDSKLHDMSAEEVANQLVVFDWELFSCVHEVEFVCYVFHGEQARWRPLNLELVLQRCSEVQHWVATEILQCQSLPKRVQLLRKFIKIASLCKQQQDLLSFLAVVLGLDNPAVSRLRLTWEGLPGKFRKQFQQFEGTADPSRNHKSYRDLMAGLRPPLIPFTPLLLKDLTFLHESCKTFHGEMVNFEKMHKVAEMVRTIRRYRCTPLVMETEPSPSHLQTKAYVRQLQVIDNQNLLFDMSCKMEPKDT